The proteins below are encoded in one region of Oncorhynchus tshawytscha isolate Ot180627B linkage group LG04, Otsh_v2.0, whole genome shotgun sequence:
- the LOC112249244 gene encoding diphosphomevalonate decarboxylase, translating to MHEDSGKEFTMVTCSAPVNIAVIKYWGKRDEELILPINSSLSVTLHQDQLKTTTTVACSRLFQEDRIWLNGKEEDITQPRLQSCLREIRCLACKRRSDGEADVDTAGLSHKVHICSVNNFPTAAGLASSAAGYACLVYTLSRVMGVEGELSVVSRQGSGSACRSMYGGFVQWIMGQQGDGKDSLAQQVEPETHWPELRVLVLVVSAERKPVGSTSGMQTSVETSILLKHRADSVVPARMKEMIEAVHKRDFTAFAELTMKDSNQFHATCLDTYPPIFYLNDVSRRVINLVHRYNRHYRETKVAYTFDAGPNAVIYTLQQNVEEFVQVVKYFFPPETNGGQFLKGLPVAPTTLSEELKQAIGMEPMVKGICYIISTKAGPGPRVVEDPSEHLLGSDGLPKESA from the exons ATGCACGAGGACAGCGGCAAAGAGTTCACCATGGTAACATGCAGTGCGCCTGTGAATATTGCTGTTATCAAATACT gggggaagagggatgaggagtTGATTCTACCCATAAATTCATCTTTGAGTGTCACATTACATCAAGACCAG CTCAAGACGACCACAACAGTGGCGTGCAGCAGGTTGTTCCAGGAGGATCGTATCTGGCTCAACGGCAAAGAGGAGGACATAACCCAGCCCAGACTACAGTCCTGCCTTAGGGAGA TTCGGTGCCTGGCCTGTAAGCGACGTAGTGATGGGGAGGCTGATGTAGACACGGCCGGTTTGTCCCATAAAGTCCACATCTGCTCTGTCAACAACTTCCCAACTGCAGCCGGACTTGCCTCTTCTGCTGCCGGCTATGCCTGTCTGG TGTACACCCTGTCCCGGGTgatgggagtggagggggagttgTCTGTGGTTTCTAGGCAGGGTTCAGGCAGTGCCTGTAGGAGTATGTATGGGGGCTTCGTCCAGTGGATTATGGGCCAGCAAGGAGATGGCAAGGACAGTCTGGCCCAGCAGGTGGAACCAGAGACTCACTGGCCTGAGCTCAGGGTCCTTGTACTGGTG gtCAGTGCTGAGAGGAAACCAGTTGGCAGCACTTCTGGCATGCAAACTAGTGTAGAGACAAGCATTCTCCTgaag CACCGGGCAGACTCTGTGGTCCCAGCCAGGATGAAGGAGATGATTGAGGCTGTACATAAGCGGGACTTTACTGCATTCGCTGAACTGACCATGAAGGACAGCAATCAGTTCCATGCCACCTGCCTGGACACCTACCCACCCATCTTCTACCTCAACGACGTGTCGCGCCGTGTTATCAACCTTGTGCACCGCTATAACCGTCACTACAGGGAAACAAAG GTGGCATACACATTTGATGCAGGTCCCAATGCAGTGATCTACACTCTTCAGCAGAATGTGGAAGAGTTTGTCCAGGTGGTCAAATACTTCTTCCCACCAGAGACCAATGGAGGACA GTTTCTAAAGGGTCTTCCGGTTGCCCCAACAACACTATCTGAGGAGCTGAAGCAGGCCATTGGTATGGAGCCCATGGTGAAGGGAATCTGCTATATAATCAGCactaag GCTGGACCTGGACCTCGCGTGGTGGAGGACCCTAGTGAGCATCTGCTTGGATCTGACGGGCTGCCCAAGGAGAGTGCATGA